The sequence CGCAGCCACACGGGGGAAAAGCCCTATCGCTGCCCGGAGTGCCCAAAAAGCTTCTACCGCTCCTCGGACCTCATCCAACACCAGATCACGCACACGGGCGAACGCCCCTTCAAGTGCGACGAGTGTGGCAAGGGCTTCACCCAGAGTGCCAACCTGGTCAAGCACCGCAAGATCCACGCCGGGGAGAAGCCCTTCCGCTGCAACGACTGCGGCAAAACTTTCATCCAGAGCTCGGAGCTCATCCAGCACCAGCGGACGCACTCGGGCGAGAAGCCTTACCAGTGCCAGGAGTGCGGCAAGCGCTTCGGCCACGGCGCCACCCTGGTCAAGCACCAGCGCCTGCACATGGGGGTGGAGCCGTACCGCTGCGCTGACTGCGGCAAGACCTTTGGGCTCAGCTCGGCGCTGGAGCGGCACCGGCGCTGCCACAGCGAGAGCCGCCCCTACGCCTGCGGGGAGTGCGGGCAGAGCTTCTCGCTGGCCTCCAACCTCACGCTGCACTCGCGCATCCACCGGGGGGAGAAGCCGTACCGCTGCGCCGACTGCGGCAAGTGCTTTGGCATGAGCTCCACCCTCATCCGCCACCAGCgcatccacacgggcgagaagccctacgcCTGCCCCGACTGCGGCAAGGCCTTCGTCCGCAGCTCCCACCTCACGCAGCACCGGCGGACGCACACGGGCGAGCGGCCCTACCACTGCGAGGAGTGCGGGCGGCGCTTCTCCCAGAGCTCCAACCTCATCACCCACCAGCGCATCCACATGGAGGAGCGGCCCCACGTCTGCCATGGCTGTGGGCGGCGCTTTgcccaggaggaggagctgcagcgCCACCAGCAACAGGAGGACGGGAAATGCAGCGGCAAAGGAGGTGCCAGAGAGCCAGAGGGCCTGGGGGAAACCTGTGGGGAAAGCCATGCACCGGCATCGCACCCGGAGAGCGGCGCCACTTGCGCCATGTGCGGGCCAGAGTGCAAAGATGCAGCCGGACTCATGCAGCACCAGAAAGGCCACATCCCCTTCGTCTGCAACATATGCGGGGAGAGCTTCCAAGATGGTGCCAAGTTAGCGCAGCACCAGGAAAGCCACACGTCTTACATCTGTACCGAATGTGGGAGGAGCTTTGGGGACTCCGGTGCCTTAGCCTGCCATCAGGAGAACCATGAATCTTGGATATGTGGCATCTGCGGGCAGAACTGCAAGGACCGCTTGGCCCTGGTGCAGCACCAAGAAGCACACTCGCTGCACATCTGCGGGGCGTGCGGAGAGAGCTTTGTCGACAGCCAGGCACTTGAGGAGCACGAGGAGAGCGGGAGGTGCAAGGAGGACTCCAAGCTCCTGTTTGGCCCAGGATCCCCGAAGACGCCGGTGCGTGTGGATTCTAGGGAGAGCTTTGCTGTTGGGACGGCTCTCGTGCCGCGTAAGGAGGGGGAAGCGTCGTGGGGCTGTCTGGAGCGTGGGGAAGGCTGCAAGGATAGTTCGGCCTTGGAGTACCACCAGCAGAGCCACCGGCGGAGGCCTCACACCTGCTCCAAGTGTGGACAGGCCTTTGCCGATGGCGCAGCCCTCTCACGCCATCGGATGACCCACATGGAAGCGGATTTGTACAAATGTCCCCAGTGCGAGCAGAGCTTTGAGGGCCTTTTGGCCCTCACTCGGCACCGGGGGGAACACGTCTGCGAGAAGTGTCTGGAGTGTGGCCAGGCCTTTGAGGACCGTGAAGGCCTCTTGCTCCACCAGAAGAGCTTGGGGGACAAATTGCACGGACGTCTTGAATCCAGAGAACCTCCTCAGGCCGACTCAGATCTTGTAACTCAACTGAGCGATCCCATGGAGGAGCCTGCTGACACAGGTTTTACCACAGCCCAGAAAATATTCTCTGGTGACCAGCCCTCCAACGAAAAAGTGGTGTCCAGCCGCCATGAGAGTGTCCCACTGGATGAACAGCCCTTTAGTGACCCCTTGAGGCCTACTTTGCACCAGAGAATCCACCCGAAAGCTCAGACTCTGGACGGTGTCACACCTGAGAGCATCCCTGAAGAAGAGGCGGCGTCTTTGGGTGGGCTGGGCCTCCAGGACAGCTCAGCTCTTGCCTCACAAACCCCACCCGAAGAAGAGGCTGGTCTGGGCCCCCTGGGTGACAGCTCCCTTAAAGTCAGCTTGGTTGCCGCTCCGCTGCAGAAGAGAGCTTCTTCCGCCGACAGACCTCCTCCGGTCTCCACCGAAATGGCTGCCCTCATCCGCCGCCCGAGCACCAAGCCCTACAAGTGCCACGACTGCGAGCAGAGCTTTGCGGACGCCGGTGGCTTGTCATGCCACCAGGCCGGCCACACGAAGGGGCGGCTGCTGAAGTGTCCCGAGTGCGGGAAGGGCTTCCCGGAGAGGCTGGCTCTGATCCGGCACCAGATGGAACACACGGTAGAGAAAGCCAGGGCCGTGCGGCAGACGCCACCACCGAGAAACAATCGCGGCAAGGAGAGGGACCCCGGGAGCCCCCTGGAATTCGGGGAGAGCTTCACAGAGATCTCGGCTGTCCTTTTTCAGAGGGAAAACCACGTCTCTAAAAGGGGCGCATCGCTGCGGCCAAAGGATCGTGGTGGGAACGAGAAGCAGAGTTTAGGCGACCCTTTGCAGACCACGGAGCCCTACTTCCACCTTGATTTGGGGAAAGCCTCGGGTGCCATGGGAGTGCTGGGCCAGCGCCATGGGCAGCAGGAGAAGGGCAGATACTTTGGGCACTCTGAGCCTGGGAAGATCTCCCGCAACAGCTCGATATTGCTGCAGCACCTCCAGAACCACACGGCAGAGCAGCCCTGAAGCCCTGGGGGATTGTCTCGGTGGAATTTGGTCAGTACCAGGCAGGTGTGACCTGTGATGCTCTGTCTTCTGTCACGCTCCCCACCCCCTGTTCGATGGTCAAAGCTGAGGGTGGGGTGTACATAGGGGTAaactggggcaactcagtctgCCCAGGTTTGGAGACATGCCCTCGATGGAGAGAAGATACTacggacattattattattattattattattagggtgggGGGTCTGTGCAGATGCGCAGAATCGAAACGGGAGGTGCTGCAGCAAACAATGCAAGTTGGGGAAACCCTCGAGGTTCTTTACCAGCAAAATACACAGTGGCTCTTCCTTTTCAGGTATTTTTCCCTTCGTTCATCCTTGGTTTTCCCTCTGAATCAGATGAGCTCAAGTCTCTTTGAAGGGTAGCTAAGCTTGTGGTcctccggatgttgctggactacagctcccatcattcctgctggggctggtggaaattgAAGTCCTAGCAACACCTTGATAGCTTCAGcttagtccccccccctttaaaacatGGAATTAGCCAGGAGCTGACAGCAGGTGGCCTTGTACAAAAAGTGGAATggtttctctctgtgtttctgtATCTAGTGGGAGGGCTAGTTTCCAAAGTCCATCTTTCTCCCCCTGCAATTTTTTTTGGGGTATTTCCTATAAGAGCTATTCCAATGCAGACAGATTTTGTGAAATAAGGTGAGAtaggaggttttttttgttttgttttttaaatcacctGAAAATACAACATACTGGAATGGCTCATTGGGGTACGTTCTGTATCTACTCCTGCTTGCCACTTGTGGTTGCTTCTCTGTTCTGACCACACTTAGCAGGATGCTGAGGCTGGTTTTAGGTCTTTGAATGTGAGTTTGCTTCCTCCTTCCATGACATGCTTGCTTCCCAGTACATGGCATCAAGTAAACCAGGATATTTCGCTGGCAGCCTGTCTCCTCCCACCCACCAGCTTTTCTCTAACCTCACATTTCCACTGTTCCACCCAGTCTACTTTCAGGTGAAAACACTGATGATCAGAAATGGGTTCCTGTGGACATGTGTGAAGAGATAGGATCTACTTGGCACATCTTAAGTAAAGCaggttctccatatttctgcaccCTCAATGTATCTCTGACTTCTACTGgttgtatttctttttctgtggggAGAGGGGGTTCCTAGttagattttaaaacaaaaaaaatactccCCATCCCTGTACATTTTAGGTTTGCTCAGTCATTCAGTGCCAACGTCTACCTCACCAATCCACGTTGAGGTCTTTGCCCATAGAAAGTGCTGTAGAGTTGATAAAGTAATAATCTTCAAAGACAAACACAATCTGTGGAATTCCCTGACACAGGAAATATATGGCAGCAGACTCTTAACTTGCCCCATCTGAATCTCTGAATGCTGTTCATAGCTATGAATCCTTTTCTTACCTGTTTGCaatcctataataataataataatagtaataataataatttattatttataccctgcccatctgtctgggtttctaGACTTCCTTTAAACGGGAGCAGggcccatttaattcagtggggctcacttCGGAGTAGGAATGTGCTGTTAGGTTTTTCCTAATAcactgcaagcaagcaagcaagcaaacaaacagatcTCCCTTACCCTGGCACAGCTttgattttaaacttcttccctgGCGCTGGCATCTACCTCACCTATTCAAGTGAGCTGAGGCGTGATCCTTGACAAAGCAGAAAAATTGGCTGCTTGCGTCAGGTGGAACTCCTGGTCACATGATACCCATAGTAAGATGGAGAGCTTAGTAGCATGGACAATGAGACCAGCCGTGACATGGGTAGATTCCAGCACAGTGTACAAGACCCACCTTGGAAAATGTAGAGCAAGGGTGGGGAAGCTTTGgttatccagatgttgttgggaccaAGACTCCCATGGACTATTGGCCATTcacactggggctgatgggagacgtagttcagcagtatctggaggaccagaggttccccaccgctGCTACATAGAACTAGCCAGTTTACACGTTCATTGAGACTGAAGCTCCTCTAAACCACCCACAGCAATAGTTCACAGTGTTGTCCTCATCCTTCAACCCACAATGTACTTGAGTCGAACCTACGCAGGCTCCTGGCCTGTTCACTCTATGGTTAAATGAGGCTACTCTAGAGAAGCAGGGGAGCGATCCTGATGCATCCTTTGCTGCCTCGTTCTTGCTATTTTCTGAACTTCCAATGAAGACGGGCGCCATTTGAACCGTTGTTTGTACGTGTGGGTTGCTTCTTATTGTAGCACTGCAGAGATCTCCTGCAATGGGCCTTCCCTGTGGCTTCATCAGGGACCTGCACGATTGTACAGGCAGGCTTAGTAGCTGCCGAAGGTGGACCGGTTAAAAAGGTATCTCTGAAGCAGCATGCAAACCTTGGTTTCTTGTGCAGAGCCCAGATGCAGAACAGAAGACGGCgtgtcccagaatcctttgtgacATGGAGAATGAGGTGCCCAGTGCAGGCTGGTCAAATGTACCTTCAGATGCCCCTGGCTTGGAAGAGAGACCACTGGAAGCTTTCTGCATCTCCTGAGCGGGATATAATTGAGTGTTAATTCAATCAATACTTTTCCTTGTGTTTCCCTCCACCCTTTCCTTCAGCCTCAtcatcttcctttcctccccagccTTGTTTGCTGGGGCTGTCCTCTTTGTTTCCAGCAGCGCAATCCTaggcctgtctactcagaagtaagccccgctttgttcattgggggtggggtttactcctaagtaagtgtgTGCTGGATTGTAGCCTTAAGCACTCATCTTTTGTAACTCAGGGCGAACATCTCATCTCCCCGTCCCCCACCGAAAATGTCTCCTGTAGCATCCAAATGATAACTCTCTAGGAATCTCTCCATATATTTATGTCTGCGACTGTTAGTTTTGAAGGGGTTGTGGTAGCAAAGATTCCTTACCTCTTCCCTGTCCAAGGAtgatttttcccctccccttgatGGATTCAATTCTGTGGTTTGTCACTGAATTTTCTCTGTAATTCTAGGAATGTATCAACCCTGAGACTAATACAAACTCAAGATTGGTTTATTCAGATTGTTTTGTGTTGGCGTCATTATTACTTCCTCCGGTTTTGCATATAAAAGTGAAGGGGgcacagattaaaaacaaacataccagggctgctgtttttgttgttgattaactgatatacagtggtacctcgggatgtgaatgggatccgttctggagccccgttcgcatctcaaacagaacgtaagacgcgacagcgcacctgtgtgtgtgtgggtggagtttcgccgcttctgcgcatgcgtgtgacgtcattttgaccgtctgtgcatgtgcgagcagtgaaacctggaagtaacatgctccattacttccgggtcaccgcggagcgcaacctgaaagcgctcaacctgaagcgtatttatcctgaggtatgactgtaatagggCTGTGGtttttagttgattaattgaCATAAAGCTATTTTGAAAGGCAAAAGAGCTACCCTCTGTCCTGGTTTTAAAAATAACAGCATAGTCAGCAGCCATGCCACCTCTttattaaaagagaaaaaagctaTTTTTCCTCTCTCATGCAAATAGATGTATGCTGGTTTACAGCCCaggcctatgcatgtttactcagaagcaagagtTACTatgttcaatgaggcttattccTAGGTCTGCTTTCAAAGGTTTGTAACTATAACCAATTAATctgctcacaggccagtgctatgcattccaaaatctttacTAGGCCCAACCAAAATGTGAAATGGTGTGCAAGCTTTTCAGTTCCACAGAGCTGTTCATCAGGCTGGAACAGGGGTAGGGAACGGAGAGCTGGACCAAACCTGATATCCTATGGTGTTCAAAGTTCAAATTATAGCAGCAAAGAAAGATCCTTTGCAACCCAAACCCTTTTATTGTATTGCCATACAAACGCTAAATGTCAATGCAAATATCATACAATGCAACacacagaatcagagaattgtagagttggaactgaAGTATATGTGAGTTCAAGCTGCTCCTTTGCTCGGCAGGTGCGTGCAATATGGCTGGTCTTCCCACATGCCTGGCACTGGGCATTGCGGAAATGGCATGATGGCTGTTCATGCGGGCCCCTGCAACTGGCACAAGGCACCCCTGCACCTCCCTGTTGGCCAAAATGCTTGGACAAGCCAGTGCGCGGTCTTGGGACCTCCTCGCCTTCCTCACTGTCAATAACCTCTGAGTGCACAGCCTCGGCCTTCTGGGCCATAGATGGGCTGTGTGCTTGGCGAACCCCTCTCCTCATCTTGTCGGCTGTCTCTGCCATGAGGCGGAGCAACCTGGATGGTCAGGTCCTTCATGGCTAAAAGGCGCcattgtagcttcttgtccctcaGGCCGCACACAAGACGGTCATGGAGCATTATGTGCAGGTCACTGAAGTTGTAGTGGTAGGCGGCCGGCCGCAACAAAGGC comes from Podarcis raffonei isolate rPodRaf1 chromosome 13, rPodRaf1.pri, whole genome shotgun sequence and encodes:
- the LOC128400643 gene encoding zinc finger protein 721-like, which encodes MYGRCYEGRCCVESKQLIDGLEGGGDTRYQAGLQNVPKQDVRSRCCDGLDAEGEQRSHPELDIDEIKKIIKLHSNTECKQTCGSNWNDPPQADGDLDGANDLHVYLDEEGAQDLSSDVNGDINQDRGGSPNQAFHTDVEGTRSVCPEVEGEADVDSIEDFDSDADDGEDHVLCLDVSDGDRDFDISTGHRDVNRESSLAATLPVSPSVPDKPYRCPECGKCFGTSSILGQHRRIHSGEKPYKCGACGKCFTRGSTFLQHQRTHTGEKPYKCPDCGRCFGRSSNLIQHQRVHTGERPYNCGTCGKSFSLSSTLIQHQIIHTGEKPYKCPDCGKCFNRNSNLLNHRRVHTGERPFACRACGKTFSESSSLTQHQRTHTGERPFRCKECGKSFSLSSTLIQHHVTHTGEKPYECMDCGKSFGLSSTLLRHQRVHTGEKPFECQDCGKTFGISSHFLQHRRVHTGDRPFHCPDCGRAFSQRAHLALHQKTHQNGAAPQLRPQTLYICSDCGKSFGQSSHLAQHQRVHTGERPYRCEDCGHCFSQSSKLLEHQRVHTGERPYACKDCGRRFGHSSALSQHRRIHTGERPYQCPHCEKAFCQSSALVQHQRIHTGELPYACQECGKRFRYLLHSHLVQHRRTHTGEKPYVCGDCGKAFSWSSNLAQHQRTHTGEKPYVCRECGKAFSQSTNLIKHQRSHTGEKPYRCPECPKSFYRSSDLIQHQITHTGERPFKCDECGKGFTQSANLVKHRKIHAGEKPFRCNDCGKTFIQSSELIQHQRTHSGEKPYQCQECGKRFGHGATLVKHQRLHMGVEPYRCADCGKTFGLSSALERHRRCHSESRPYACGECGQSFSLASNLTLHSRIHRGEKPYRCADCGKCFGMSSTLIRHQRIHTGEKPYACPDCGKAFVRSSHLTQHRRTHTGERPYHCEECGRRFSQSSNLITHQRIHMEERPHVCHGCGRRFAQEEELQRHQQQEDGKCSGKGGAREPEGLGETCGESHAPASHPESGATCAMCGPECKDAAGLMQHQKGHIPFVCNICGESFQDGAKLAQHQESHTSYICTECGRSFGDSGALACHQENHESWICGICGQNCKDRLALVQHQEAHSLHICGACGESFVDSQALEEHEESGRCKEDSKLLFGPGSPKTPVRVDSRESFAVGTALVPRKEGEASWGCLERGEGCKDSSALEYHQQSHRRRPHTCSKCGQAFADGAALSRHRMTHMEADLYKCPQCEQSFEGLLALTRHRGEHVCEKCLECGQAFEDREGLLLHQKSLGDKLHGRLESREPPQADSDLVTQLSDPMEEPADTGFTTAQKIFSGDQPSNEKVVSSRHESVPLDEQPFSDPLRPTLHQRIHPKAQTLDGVTPESIPEEEAASLGGLGLQDSSALASQTPPEEEAGLGPLGDSSLKVSLVAAPLQKRASSADRPPPVSTEMAALIRRPSTKPYKCHDCEQSFADAGGLSCHQAGHTKGRLLKCPECGKGFPERLALIRHQMEHTVEKARAVRQTPPPRNNRGKERDPGSPLEFGESFTEISAVLFQRENHVSKRGASLRPKDRGGNEKQSLGDPLQTTEPYFHLDLGKASGAMGVLGQRHGQQEKGRYFGHSEPGKISRNSSILLQHLQNHTAEQP